Proteins from one Embleya scabrispora genomic window:
- a CDS encoding class I SAM-dependent methyltransferase, with protein MTEHRLFPEGTVPEYTRPDWYAGRDRAPHLEQAAHTARLHEAARLVGVAFRQTGPTPRTVVDLGAGDGGLLTLLPGELTAWGYDLQPTNVRAANDERGVDVRLGDVVDGDIQWGDIAVATEMLEHLVDPHAFVRRIAEHSPIIIASSPWNETPEQHYEFHTWAWDRDGYAALLEQAGYEIRAHRTVGPFQLIAGVKP; from the coding sequence GTGACCGAACACCGACTCTTCCCCGAAGGCACGGTGCCCGAGTACACCCGACCCGACTGGTACGCCGGCCGCGACCGCGCCCCGCACCTCGAACAGGCAGCCCACACGGCGCGCCTGCACGAGGCGGCGCGCCTGGTCGGCGTCGCCTTCCGCCAGACCGGGCCGACGCCGCGAACCGTGGTCGACCTCGGGGCCGGCGACGGAGGACTCCTCACGCTGCTCCCCGGCGAACTGACCGCCTGGGGTTACGACCTACAGCCGACCAACGTCCGGGCCGCCAACGACGAGCGCGGCGTCGACGTGCGCCTCGGCGACGTGGTCGACGGCGACATCCAGTGGGGTGACATCGCCGTCGCCACCGAGATGCTCGAGCACCTCGTCGACCCGCACGCCTTCGTCCGCCGCATCGCCGAGCACTCGCCGATCATCATCGCCTCCTCGCCCTGGAACGAGACCCCGGAGCAGCACTACGAGTTCCACACCTGGGCCTGGGACCGGGACGGCTACGCCGCCCTCCTGGAACAGGCTGGCTACGAGATCCGGGCACACAGGACCGTCGGACCGTTCCAGCTCATTGCGGGGGTGAAACCGTGA